The following are encoded together in the Zingiber officinale cultivar Zhangliang chromosome 8A, Zo_v1.1, whole genome shotgun sequence genome:
- the LOC122011324 gene encoding probable polygalacturonase At3g15720 has protein sequence MAILFLLPPIALPATFDVNNYGAIGDGKTDDSQAFLRAWAAVCKDASATPSVLNIGFKTFLINAVLNFMGPCKPSSITVQITGVLVAPGDLRTWRGNNENWLIFSSVNGLTLAGTGIIDGKGQAWWDKCRSGCILGPAQVLMNGCNNLVVKGLKLVNSQRSHLAITNCNDVLLSQLTITSPGDSPNTDGIDVSNSRRIRIEWSTIATGDDCIAINRGTYQINITGIACGPGHGISIGSLGKDKSSSEEVTDVIMRQCNFTRTTNGARIKTWQGGVGFASRIIFEDINFISTRNPIIIDQTYYDMPYGYYKNVLGAVKVTGVTYQRMHGTSPDPVAVTLTCSPLAPCSGIVMKEVMIRRDDGGATSSSCSNAFGSIGKECEPKVNCLTTTS, from the exons ATGGCgattctcttccttcttcctcccatCGCTTTGCCTGCTACCTTCGACGTGAACAACTACGGTGCCATTGGAGACGGCAAAACAGACGACTCTCAGGCTTTTTTACGAGCATGGGCGGCGGTCTGCAAAGATGCATCAGCGACGCCCTCTGTTCTAAACATTGGATTCAAAACTTTCTTGATCAATGCTGTTCTTAACTTCATGGGCCCATGCAAGCCATCCTCCATCACCGtccag ATAACTGGAGTTTTAGTAGCCCCGGGTGATCTGAGGACATGGAGAGGAAACAACGAAAATTGGCTTATTTTTTCCAGCGTCAACGGGTTGACTTTGGCAGGAACAGGAATCATAGATGGTAAAGGTCAAGCTTGGTGGGACAAGTGCCGAAGT GGTTGCATTCTTGGCCCCGCC CAAGTCTTGATGAACGGATGTAATAATTTGGTGGTGAAGGGTTTGAAGCTGGTGAACAGCCAACGATCGCATTTGGCCATCACCAACTGCAACGATGTTCTGTTGTCTCAACTCACCATCACTTCGCCGGGGGATAGCCCCAACACCGACGGCATCGACGTCTCCAACTCACGTCGAATCCGGATCGAATGGTCAACCATCGCCACAGGCGATGACTGCATCGCCATCAACCGGGGCACCTACCAAATCAACATCACTGGGATCGCATGCGGCCCTGGTCATGGCATAAG CATAGGGAGCTTGGGAAAAGATAAAAGCTCGTCCGAGGAAGTGACGGATGTGATCATGAGGCAGTGCAATTTTACGAGAACCACGAACGGTGCACGGATCAAGACATGGCAAGGCGGAGTGGGTTTTGCGAGTAGAATCATATTCGAAGACATCAACTTCATTTCTACTCGAAATCCTATCATCATCGATCAAACTTACTATGACATGCCTTACGGATACTACAAGAAcgtg CTAGGTGCAGTGAAAGTGACAGGAGTGACGTACCAGCGGATGCATGGCACATCGCCAGACCCGGTGGCAGTGACATTGACCTGTAGCCCTTTGGCTCCTTGCTCCGGCATTGTTATGAAGGAGGTGATGATCAGGAGAGACGACGGTGGCGCCACCTCCTCCTCTTGTAGCAACGCCTTCGGATCCATCGGCAAAGAATGCGAGCCTAAAGTCAATTGCCTGACAACCACCTCCTAA
- the LOC122011325 gene encoding pentatricopeptide repeat-containing protein At1g26900, mitochondrial-like: MQLDRRRPSLPSSLAPPPHFPPDALAVPAVPRLHAQDRPPPPPLPVSKLLAAASSLAEPAYALSIFHCIASPCLFHHTAVLRSLSSSPGARSVADAFSLFRSLHASPGLALNQFAFIPALKVLAQGLRLQLWRQLHALALKLGFLLYVNVRNTLIHLYCRCDRVSDDGLHLFDEMPLRDDRVISLGKVI; encoded by the coding sequence ATGCAACTTGATCGACGACGCCCATCGCTTCCCTCTTCTCTCGCGCCTCCTCCGCACTTCCCGCCTGACGCCCTTGCAGTTCCGGCAGTCCCACGCCTGCATGCTCAAGACCGGCCTCCACCTCCCCCCCTCCCCGTCAGCAAGCTCCTCGCCGCCGCATCCTCCCTCGCCGAACCCGCCTACGCCCTCTCCATCTTCCACTGCATCGCCTCCCCCTGCCTTTTTCACCACACTGCAGTCCTTCGGAGCCTCTCATCCTCCCCCGGCGCCCGCTCCGTGGCCGACGCCTTCTCCCTCTTCCGCTCCCTCCACGCCTCCCCCGGCCTGGCGCTGAACCAGTTCGCTTTCATTCCCGCCCTCAAAGTTCTCGCCCAAGGCCTCCGCCTCCAGCTCTGGAGGCAGCTCCACGCCCTGGCGCTCAAACTCGGCTTTCTCCTCTATGTCAACGTCAGGAACACCTTGATCCATCTCTACTGCCGCTGCGACCGTGTTTCAGACGACGGACTCCATCTGTTCGACGAAATGCCCCTCCGAGATGACAGAGTTATTTCATTGGGTAAGGTTATTTGA